One genomic window of Paenibacillus xylanilyticus includes the following:
- a CDS encoding YdeI/OmpD-associated family protein translates to MEIQNLLSVNSREDLRSWLQTHCRTETSCWVIVSMTPKPGTLFYLDVVEESLCFGWIDGLKKKISNTELAQRLSPRSHNSSWTELNKERVRRLEKLGFMRDEGRRVLPNMEIETFHIPEDIEIRLKEDAQTYENFMAFPALYTRVRIDTIQSVRNQPATFNHRLDKFITHTRDNKMVGQWHDGGRLLNY, encoded by the coding sequence ATGGAAATTCAGAATTTACTCTCTGTAAACTCAAGAGAAGACTTAAGATCGTGGCTGCAGACCCACTGCAGAACTGAAACTTCGTGCTGGGTTATTGTAAGCATGACTCCAAAGCCAGGTACGCTATTTTATTTGGACGTCGTGGAAGAATCCCTTTGCTTTGGTTGGATTGATGGGCTGAAGAAGAAAATTTCGAATACAGAGCTTGCACAGAGACTGTCACCCCGAAGCCATAACAGCTCCTGGACTGAATTGAACAAAGAACGGGTAAGGCGTCTTGAAAAGCTGGGATTCATGAGAGATGAAGGAAGACGCGTGCTGCCAAACATGGAAATTGAGACTTTCCACATTCCTGAGGATATTGAGATCCGGCTCAAAGAGGATGCACAGACTTATGAGAATTTCATGGCTTTTCCCGCTTTATATACAAGAGTGCGCATCGACACAATCCAGAGCGTTAGGAATCAGCCCGCAACGTTTAATCACAGATTGGATAAATTCATTACACACACAAGAGACAACAAAATGGTTGGTCAATGGCATGACGGTGGGCGACTTCTAAATTACTGA
- a CDS encoding DUF2975 domain-containing protein, with protein sequence MKRGSTFFLKIAVLLIGLPILALCIFGIPWLANHPVNPNYAGSLYPIVIMMYISVIPFIIALFQSFRLLSYIDKNEAFSSFSVRSLKIIKYCAIVISSLYLVMLPFVFLVADKDDAPGLIIVGMVPIFASLVIAVFSAVLQRLLQEAIDIKSENDLVV encoded by the coding sequence GTGAAACGAGGTTCAACATTCTTTCTGAAAATCGCTGTTCTGCTTATTGGGCTTCCCATTCTGGCGTTGTGCATCTTCGGCATACCTTGGTTAGCGAATCATCCGGTGAATCCGAATTATGCCGGTTCGCTATATCCTATTGTGATCATGATGTATATCTCCGTCATACCGTTTATCATTGCGCTGTTCCAGTCATTCCGTCTTCTGAGCTATATCGATAAGAACGAAGCCTTTTCTTCATTCTCAGTCAGATCTTTAAAAATCATAAAATATTGTGCTATTGTAATTAGTAGCCTATATCTCGTGATGCTGCCGTTCGTTTTTCTGGTCGCAGATAAGGATGATGCGCCAGGGCTTATTATTGTCGGAATGGTTCCCATCTTTGCTTCGCTGGTCATTGCAGTGTTTTCCGCTGTTCTCCAAAGACTGTTACAGGAAGCCATTGATATTAAATCCGAAAATGACCTAGTGGTTTGA
- a CDS encoding helix-turn-helix transcriptional regulator, with protein sequence MKLERLISMIYKLLNNEVVSASMLAEEFQVSPRTIYRDIDVICAAGFPVVSYQGMNGGYGMMDGYKMDKSLLGSYDVHSLITVLRSLSTIFEDERAQGTIERLQTVGSEQETPTLTVDLETHRTDHHALRELRSGITKHIVVRFDYINNQNERTSRELEPVMLYFKYRNWYVYGFCRVRQDYREFRLSRIMNLSLTQASFQPHSELPKESSWRNEEWKNQISDVVFRVAPEALAEALDHFHQAEKQFNEDGSMTMQISVYQPLQARWLRSFLLGLGSGVEVIKPRELRGILKEQLQQAILLYEEV encoded by the coding sequence ATGAAATTGGAACGATTAATCTCTATGATCTACAAGCTGCTGAACAACGAAGTTGTCTCTGCTTCCATGCTGGCCGAAGAGTTTCAGGTATCCCCAAGAACCATATATCGGGACATCGACGTGATCTGTGCCGCTGGCTTTCCTGTAGTTTCCTATCAGGGAATGAACGGCGGGTATGGCATGATGGACGGATACAAAATGGACAAAAGTCTGCTCGGTTCGTACGATGTTCACTCTCTGATTACGGTTCTGCGCAGTCTCTCCACTATATTTGAGGATGAGCGAGCACAGGGCACGATTGAACGTCTGCAAACGGTTGGGTCTGAGCAGGAGACACCCACCTTGACGGTGGACTTGGAGACCCATCGTACGGACCACCATGCGCTTCGTGAGCTACGGTCGGGGATCACGAAGCATATCGTTGTCCGTTTTGATTACATTAACAATCAGAATGAACGCACAAGCCGTGAGTTGGAACCGGTAATGCTTTATTTTAAATATCGAAATTGGTACGTATATGGTTTCTGCCGTGTACGCCAGGATTACCGGGAATTCCGTCTATCTCGTATAATGAATCTCTCGCTGACGCAAGCTTCTTTCCAACCGCATAGTGAGCTGCCAAAAGAGAGTTCTTGGCGAAATGAGGAATGGAAAAATCAGATAAGTGACGTTGTCTTTCGGGTTGCACCTGAAGCATTAGCAGAAGCACTTGACCATTTTCATCAGGCAGAAAAGCAATTTAACGAGGACGGAAGCATGACCATGCAAATTTCCGTATACCAACCCCTACAGGCAAGATGGCTTCGCTCATTTCTGCTGGGTTTGGGCAGTGGAGTTGAAGTGATTAAGCCGCGAGAACTTCGAGGGATTTTGAAAGAACAGCTGCAGCAAGCCATTTTGCTATACGAAGAAGTATGA
- a CDS encoding glutaminase family protein → MTTSFRPPAVPLVTVDPYFSVWSTADHLYEEHTRHWTNKTQGMVGMAVIDGKIRRFMGKVDSLDHSADVGGNATLVQTNLTVEPVTTRYTFEGEGIELQVEFTTPLLLDDLEVLSRPVTYVTFLARAIDGLEHHLKIYFDVTGEWCVNTPEQQVTWSSSVIDQQLHALTMGTVEQPLLKLAGDDTRIDWGYMYLAVPLSPHSQSVVQSVSSREQYARTGALKVEEDENKPRAVSDNMPVMATEMDMGLVHEETVSGYLMLAYDDIHSIEYFHQPLNAYWKKDGMTFYDMLMMAAQQYEEIRKRCDSFNRELLQESQEAGGASYRDILALTYRQAIAAHKLVVDEAGEVLFFSKENFSNGCIATVDVSYPSIPLFLKYNPELVKGMMRPIYKYAKSSEWSFDFAPHDVGTYPKANGQVYGGNKLEYQMPIEECGNMLLMAAAVSKYEKHAEFAREYWELLTKWASYLLQHGLDPDNQLCTDDFAGHLAHNANLSIKAILGIAAYAYMCDQLEMKTEGAVYRESAAKMAKEWVSMADADDHYKLTFDSSNESWSLKYNLVWDRLLGFNLFPKEIAVKELNYYARQQNRYGTPLDSRDTYTKSDWLVWCASMSETQEQFEQMILPLWQFMNETTSRVPVTDWYDTLTGKQLNFQNRSVVGGFFIHLLK, encoded by the coding sequence ATGACAACAAGTTTCAGGCCCCCAGCGGTGCCGCTGGTTACGGTCGACCCATATTTTAGCGTATGGTCCACAGCCGATCATCTCTATGAAGAACACACTCGGCACTGGACCAACAAAACTCAAGGCATGGTAGGCATGGCAGTGATTGATGGGAAAATCAGAAGATTTATGGGGAAAGTGGATTCACTTGATCATTCTGCGGATGTGGGGGGAAATGCCACACTTGTACAGACGAATCTGACCGTCGAACCTGTGACGACTCGTTACACGTTTGAAGGGGAAGGCATTGAGCTTCAGGTTGAATTTACCACGCCGCTGTTACTGGATGATCTTGAGGTGTTATCCAGACCCGTGACGTATGTTACATTCCTTGCTCGTGCAATCGATGGCCTAGAACACCATTTGAAGATTTATTTTGATGTAACAGGTGAATGGTGTGTGAACACACCAGAGCAGCAAGTGACCTGGTCTTCTTCTGTAATCGACCAACAATTGCATGCATTGACTATGGGAACGGTTGAACAGCCCCTATTGAAGCTTGCTGGCGATGATACAAGAATAGACTGGGGATATATGTATCTGGCGGTTCCCCTGTCCCCCCACAGCCAATCGGTTGTTCAATCCGTATCAAGTCGTGAGCAATATGCACGAACAGGGGCGTTGAAAGTAGAAGAGGATGAGAATAAACCAAGGGCAGTATCAGATAATATGCCAGTCATGGCAACCGAGATGGATATGGGTCTTGTCCATGAAGAAACGGTTTCCGGTTATCTGATGTTAGCGTATGATGACATTCACTCGATTGAATATTTTCATCAACCATTGAACGCCTATTGGAAAAAAGATGGAATGACCTTTTATGACATGCTGATGATGGCAGCACAGCAGTATGAAGAGATCAGGAAGAGATGCGACAGCTTTAATCGTGAACTTCTGCAGGAAAGTCAGGAGGCGGGCGGCGCTTCTTATCGAGACATTCTGGCGCTCACTTATCGTCAAGCCATTGCTGCGCATAAGCTGGTTGTTGATGAAGCGGGCGAAGTTTTATTTTTCTCCAAGGAAAACTTCAGTAATGGCTGCATTGCCACGGTGGATGTAAGCTACCCGTCGATTCCGCTGTTTCTGAAATATAATCCTGAATTGGTCAAAGGCATGATGCGTCCCATCTATAAATATGCCAAGAGCAGTGAGTGGTCGTTTGATTTTGCGCCCCATGACGTCGGGACATACCCCAAAGCGAACGGGCAAGTATACGGGGGGAACAAGCTGGAGTACCAGATGCCGATCGAAGAATGTGGCAACATGCTGCTGATGGCGGCGGCGGTTAGCAAATATGAGAAGCATGCTGAATTTGCGCGTGAGTATTGGGAACTTCTGACGAAATGGGCGTCTTATCTGCTACAGCATGGTCTGGATCCGGACAATCAGCTGTGCACCGATGATTTCGCAGGCCATCTAGCACATAACGCCAATCTTTCGATCAAAGCGATATTGGGCATTGCTGCCTACGCATATATGTGTGATCAGCTTGAGATGAAGACAGAAGGAGCTGTATACCGAGAATCCGCTGCAAAGATGGCCAAGGAGTGGGTGTCCATGGCGGATGCCGATGATCACTATAAGCTGACGTTTGACAGCTCCAACGAATCATGGAGTTTGAAGTACAATCTGGTGTGGGATCGTCTGTTAGGCTTCAATCTGTTCCCAAAAGAAATTGCTGTGAAAGAACTCAATTATTACGCACGTCAACAAAATCGATACGGAACGCCACTGGATAGCCGGGATACGTATACCAAATCCGATTGGCTAGTATGGTGTGCCTCCATGAGCGAAACACAAGAGCAGTTTGAACAAATGATTTTGCCACTATGGCAATTCATGAATGAAACAACAAGTCGTGTGCCAGTAACCGACTGGTACGATACCCTAACCGGTAAACAGCTGAACTTTCAGAATCGATCCGTTGTTGGGGGATTTTTTATTCATCTATTAAAATAA
- a CDS encoding carbohydrate ABC transporter permease — MERKWSVFSVFNYTFLALVGFSMIYPFIYILAYSLNEGKDSMQGAIYFSPRKFTLENYAEVFDNARIWKAYQITLMRTVLGTFLHVILCTLMAYALSKKTLPGRSFFTFYIFLPTIFSAGFIPFFITLQKLHLINTFWVYVLPLLFNFMHIIIIRTFLQGIPEELEESARIDGYGDFQIFLRIILPLSGPVLATISLFIGVAHWNDWFSGAYYVSNKNLIPVQTLLQEMLTEAEALSNSMQRAAQQGGQTVGGVGGAGATPESMRMALLVITVFPILCIYPFLQRYFVKGVMIGSVKG; from the coding sequence ATGGAACGAAAATGGTCTGTATTCTCAGTGTTCAACTATACTTTTCTTGCGTTGGTCGGTTTCTCCATGATCTACCCGTTTATTTATATTTTGGCCTACTCATTAAATGAAGGTAAGGACTCGATGCAGGGGGCAATTTATTTTTCACCCCGAAAATTCACGTTGGAGAACTATGCCGAGGTATTTGATAATGCACGCATCTGGAAGGCATACCAAATTACCCTCATGCGCACCGTGCTGGGTACGTTCCTGCATGTGATATTGTGTACCCTTATGGCTTATGCGCTTTCCAAAAAAACATTGCCTGGCCGTTCCTTTTTTACCTTTTACATCTTTTTGCCCACGATTTTCAGTGCGGGTTTCATTCCGTTCTTCATAACACTTCAAAAACTGCATCTGATCAATACCTTTTGGGTGTACGTTTTGCCTCTGTTATTCAATTTCATGCACATCATCATTATTCGGACGTTTCTGCAAGGCATCCCGGAGGAATTGGAGGAGTCTGCCCGTATTGACGGCTATGGCGATTTCCAGATCTTCTTGAGGATCATCCTGCCTCTTTCAGGGCCTGTGCTCGCAACCATTTCGCTATTTATCGGCGTAGCGCATTGGAATGACTGGTTCTCTGGTGCCTACTACGTATCCAACAAAAATCTGATCCCCGTGCAGACCTTGCTGCAAGAAATGCTCACGGAAGCAGAAGCATTATCCAATTCCATGCAGCGGGCAGCGCAGCAAGGTGGCCAGACGGTAGGTGGAGTCGGAGGAGCTGGAGCAACACCGGAATCCATGCGCATGGCACTGCTTGTTATTACGGTTTTTCCAATCCTGTGCATTTATCCGTTTCTTCAACGCTATTTTGTCAAAGGGGTCATGATCGGTTCGGTTAAAGGTTAA
- a CDS encoding DinB family protein encodes MTNVSMEMLSYHTWANQTILGRIKELPSSVLSQELNSSFPTIAHALSHIYAVDQMWYLVLSGMAMGEALQECMPLNGKTFLTVEEYMDTYAELAERYQQWIQSQTDLEQTIILDNPYAGICETTLSNMLLHVVNHGTYHRGNVSTMLRQLGHASVMNDYCLFWYQQPVQFN; translated from the coding sequence ATGACAAATGTTTCAATGGAAATGCTGAGTTACCACACGTGGGCCAACCAAACCATCCTGGGCAGAATCAAGGAATTGCCCTCTTCTGTACTAAGTCAGGAATTGAACAGCTCTTTCCCCACCATCGCCCATGCCCTAAGCCATATCTACGCAGTAGATCAGATGTGGTATCTCGTTCTATCAGGTATGGCAATGGGTGAAGCACTGCAAGAGTGCATGCCATTGAACGGAAAAACATTCCTTACCGTCGAAGAGTACATGGACACCTACGCCGAATTGGCAGAACGATACCAGCAGTGGATACAGTCTCAAACCGATTTGGAGCAAACCATCATACTTGATAATCCATACGCTGGCATCTGCGAAACAACGTTGTCCAACATGCTGCTGCATGTGGTGAATCACGGTACCTATCACAGGGGAAATGTATCTACAATGCTGCGTCAATTGGGGCATGCATCCGTCATGAACGACTATTGTCTGTTTTGGTATCAGCAACCTGTGCAGTTCAATTAA
- a CDS encoding extracellular solute-binding protein translates to MNRIWSKGMSVLLVSIMAGSLLSGCMNSSGNGEGDGEGGGNTLKILHNWNGSGGSDNGITPIEEVIKEKTGVTLEWEYTKGSETEKVNQIFATQDLPDIYTGPAWGGELDGIIKAAKEGQLVDLSDKLDNYPNLAKSIAEENVPPALYEKAINAYDGKKYLLLQNQPATNEDGIDWLYGFYVRKDIAEKVGVDPQSVVTKEDFYAFLKKIKDANLQENGQPVFPLGGFSNGWAVGIGNTMFYSGASYVDKGDGSLEHSFFTPGYEEYMLFYRKLLAEGLLDPDVFTQTDPIAKEKINQGRIAILAAHYPAILDASKEYVTSHPGSDYIPVGPLERADVDPNRPVDLGIQGNNVTVITKSCQGACVDAALKFLDYMASDEGFMLARYGVQGVHWDMKDGKPVANQEWFEKFAADQSGKVRKSVGIGIGLESLTGLDRINSYAGGDIWADQDRLDAMDHARKILRPNGIQVITAYNPGDVITNAPEWEMLKPSMDRMGDAWKEAVFAKSDEAAMSIINELRDQLRNTGYDQAMQFTNENLKGKDVVTVQMPN, encoded by the coding sequence GTGAATAGGATTTGGTCGAAAGGCATGTCCGTATTACTCGTATCCATTATGGCTGGAAGTTTGCTGAGCGGTTGTATGAATTCATCAGGGAACGGAGAAGGCGACGGAGAGGGTGGCGGAAACACGCTGAAAATATTGCATAATTGGAATGGTTCGGGCGGATCGGATAATGGAATTACCCCTATAGAGGAAGTCATTAAGGAAAAGACCGGAGTGACGCTGGAATGGGAATATACCAAAGGCAGTGAGACCGAGAAGGTGAATCAGATCTTTGCCACGCAGGATTTGCCTGATATCTATACCGGACCGGCTTGGGGAGGGGAGCTTGATGGGATCATCAAAGCTGCCAAAGAAGGTCAGTTAGTCGATCTATCCGATAAGTTGGACAATTATCCCAATCTCGCCAAGTCGATCGCGGAAGAAAACGTGCCGCCAGCATTATATGAAAAAGCGATCAATGCATATGACGGCAAAAAGTATTTGCTTTTGCAGAATCAGCCCGCTACAAACGAAGACGGTATCGATTGGCTCTACGGGTTCTATGTACGCAAGGACATTGCCGAAAAGGTAGGTGTGGACCCGCAGTCGGTGGTAACGAAAGAGGATTTTTATGCCTTTCTCAAAAAAATAAAAGACGCCAACCTGCAGGAAAACGGGCAGCCTGTATTTCCACTGGGCGGATTCAGTAACGGTTGGGCAGTAGGTATCGGCAATACGATGTTCTATTCTGGAGCAAGTTACGTAGACAAAGGCGATGGTTCGTTAGAGCACAGCTTCTTCACGCCAGGTTATGAAGAATACATGCTGTTCTATCGTAAACTGTTGGCAGAAGGCCTGCTCGATCCGGATGTATTTACCCAAACAGACCCCATCGCCAAAGAAAAGATTAATCAAGGCCGTATTGCGATCCTCGCCGCACATTATCCGGCCATCCTGGATGCTTCGAAGGAATATGTCACCTCTCATCCCGGAAGCGATTACATTCCGGTTGGTCCGTTAGAGCGTGCTGATGTGGATCCGAATCGCCCTGTGGACCTTGGCATTCAAGGCAACAATGTAACAGTTATCACCAAAAGCTGCCAAGGTGCATGTGTGGATGCCGCACTTAAGTTTCTGGACTACATGGCTTCTGACGAAGGCTTTATGCTGGCCAGATATGGGGTGCAAGGCGTTCACTGGGATATGAAGGATGGCAAACCTGTAGCCAATCAGGAATGGTTTGAAAAATTTGCAGCGGATCAATCCGGTAAAGTTCGCAAGAGTGTAGGTATTGGCATTGGTCTGGAATCCCTAACCGGACTTGATCGCATCAACTCATATGCCGGCGGAGATATCTGGGCAGACCAGGACAGACTGGATGCCATGGATCATGCTCGTAAAATCCTTCGTCCAAATGGTATTCAGGTTATTACCGCTTATAATCCGGGGGATGTCATCACGAACGCACCTGAATGGGAAATGTTGAAGCCTTCCATGGACCGGATGGGAGATGCCTGGAAGGAAGCTGTTTTTGCAAAATCGGATGAAGCTGCCATGAGCATTATTAACGAATTGAGGGATCAATTGAGGAATACCGGATACGATCAAGCCATGCAGTTTACCAATGAAAATCTGAAAGGAAAAGACGTGGTGACCGTCCAGATGCCGAACTGA
- a CDS encoding YqcI/YcgG family protein, with protein sequence MSLLYQHSELENVDAPLEAWKKEAYRLFASKMSDREARFPCIPATQAFAMGHLRYGFVSGSDHQPADRKLAEIISEYGRASRSFGEYSSLILFLELRDTARTVLEYEAFFWELLSQVSDLDVKPWPEDIPENPENPLWEFCYDDERYFVYCGTPAHTNRQSRSFPYFMLAMTPRWVLDQWNAHPKKAAAIGPKIRERLAEYDAVPAHPELKQYGSQENLEYKQYFLRDDDTSPSRCPFLRALQAEKIQE encoded by the coding sequence ATGTCGCTTTTGTATCAACATTCCGAACTGGAGAACGTCGATGCTCCTCTGGAAGCATGGAAAAAGGAGGCCTACCGCTTGTTTGCCTCCAAAATGAGTGATCGGGAAGCACGTTTCCCTTGCATTCCGGCGACGCAGGCTTTCGCCATGGGGCATCTCCGGTATGGTTTTGTTTCTGGCTCTGATCACCAGCCCGCCGATCGCAAACTCGCGGAGATCATTTCGGAATACGGGCGGGCCTCGCGTTCATTTGGTGAATATTCTTCATTGATTCTCTTTCTTGAATTAAGGGATACAGCAAGAACGGTTTTGGAGTATGAAGCGTTTTTTTGGGAATTGTTAAGCCAGGTCAGTGATTTGGATGTAAAGCCATGGCCGGAAGATATACCGGAGAACCCGGAGAATCCCTTATGGGAGTTCTGTTATGACGATGAGCGTTATTTCGTCTACTGCGGGACACCTGCTCACACCAACAGGCAGAGCCGGAGTTTCCCATACTTTATGCTCGCTATGACACCTCGCTGGGTACTTGACCAGTGGAATGCTCACCCCAAGAAAGCTGCTGCCATCGGGCCCAAGATTCGTGAACGACTTGCCGAATACGATGCTGTACCCGCTCATCCTGAATTAAAACAGTATGGATCGCAGGAAAATCTCGAGTATAAGCAGTACTTTCTTAGAGATGATGATACCTCCCCTTCTCGGTGTCCTTTTCTTCGTGCTCTTCAAGCGGAGAAGATTCAGGAATAG
- a CDS encoding LysE family translocator — MELYIKYVLIGLAIAMPVGAITVEMTKQGLKNGFIHGWAVGLGGMTLDTALILAMYFGFASILSLPYVQIPLWLVGAAFLAYLGYDSIRNADQDITPADEKVRKSFWKTYRNGLLVAISPGNLIFWVSVFGAVLSDSYRSAGKESFAIAACGVLCGILIHDLGLISLVSITRKVMSRRMIHWVSIAAGILLLGFSFYFLYEFVLSLWTYIQ, encoded by the coding sequence ATGGAACTGTATATTAAATATGTTCTGATTGGACTAGCTATCGCCATGCCAGTCGGAGCCATCACCGTAGAGATGACCAAACAGGGCTTGAAGAATGGCTTCATTCACGGCTGGGCGGTTGGTTTGGGTGGAATGACTCTGGATACAGCATTGATCCTTGCCATGTATTTTGGATTCGCCTCCATCCTCTCCCTGCCTTATGTGCAGATTCCTCTATGGCTTGTTGGAGCCGCTTTTCTTGCCTATCTTGGTTATGACTCGATCAGAAATGCAGACCAGGATATCACGCCAGCGGACGAGAAGGTAAGAAAATCATTTTGGAAAACGTACCGTAACGGCCTGCTTGTAGCCATCTCCCCAGGTAATCTGATCTTTTGGGTTTCCGTATTCGGAGCGGTTCTGTCTGATTCCTATCGTTCAGCCGGGAAGGAAAGCTTCGCTATAGCGGCTTGTGGGGTGCTGTGCGGTATTCTGATCCACGACCTGGGTCTGATCTCTCTGGTTTCCATCACACGCAAAGTGATGAGCCGACGAATGATCCATTGGGTTTCCATTGCAGCAGGCATTCTTCTGCTCGGGTTTTCGTTTTATTTTTTGTATGAATTCGTACTTTCTCTCTGGACATATATTCAGTAA